A DNA window from Helianthus annuus cultivar XRQ/B chromosome 15, HanXRQr2.0-SUNRISE, whole genome shotgun sequence contains the following coding sequences:
- the LOC110911183 gene encoding endo-1,3;1,4-beta-D-glucanase isoform X2, producing MLGAECCANPPAMNSGFGKGSVEEIGGLKSYITGDRTSNRAILLASDAFGYEGVMLRKIADKISGLGYLVLVPDFFFGDCIYSTSPPEVRANWLNNHSPEKGCENARKIIGELKSKGVCSVGAAGFCWGGMMVVKLAKYNDIKAAVILHPGRLTDNDVKVKVPTAILGGELDQLCPQEEVKRYGKILSENQDVESFVKIFKGVGHGWASRYSEDDESAARSAEEAHTDMLNWLTKYVT from the exons ATGTTGGGGGCGGAATGCTGTGCGAATCCACCGGCGATGAACAGTGGTTTTGGAAAGGGGAGCGTCGAAGAAATCGGAGGCCTGAAATCTTATATTACCGGCGATCGCACCTCAAATCGCGCCATCCTTCTCGCTTCGGATGCTTTCG GCTATGAAGGAGTCATGCTGAG GAAAATTGCTGACAAAATCTCTGGTCTTGGGTACTTGGTTTTGGTTCCGGATTTCTTCTTCGGAGATTGTATTTACAGCACGAGTCCTCCAGAAGTTCGCGCAAACTGGTTAAATAATCACTCTCCG GAAAAAGGTTGTGAAAATGCTAGGAAGATAATTGGTGAACTTAAAAGCAAAGGAGTGTGTTCTGTCGGGGCTGCAGGTTTCTGTTGGGGAG GGATGATGGTTGTTAAACTTGCAAAATATAATGACATTAAGGCTGCTGTTATACTGCACCCTGGTCGCTTGACAGACAACGATGTTAAAG TTAAGGTTCCAACTGCCATATTAGGAGGCGAGCTTGACCAGTTATGCCCACAAGAAGAAGTCAAACGTTATGGGAAGATTTTATCGGAAAATCAGGAC GTTGAGAGCTTTGTGAAGATATTCAAAGGTGTTGGTCATGGATGGGCTTCAAGATATAGCGAGGATGATGAATCTGCTGCGAGGAGCGCTGAGGAGGCTCACACAGACATGTTGAACTGGCTTACCAAGTATGTCACATGA
- the LOC110911184 gene encoding photosystem I assembly factor PSA3, chloroplastic, which translates to MVVITSITTTNLTHTYTLTCKPATNSLYYLHKSPTKSTTCRSSNGVVVIRSYMEDSNTISGFANKIIGALPVIGLVARILTDTGGVGGDFIDFAEFRRRVGKNSSVNDSRAFIDFQDRRGRAGDPLYVLICCWLAAVGAGLLKSEEILEGVARLRISNDIEFEEETFIAMMNEAREKRSKLNVPAPAIPMEARVEKSLDAIHVCCFGRDLIEEEDEQLLCIMLKVVFPSVGQSEIADMVKAKAKRVAEGGEEERYPEPKALSKEAVQLQMKDLQFLKQNSDD; encoded by the exons ATGGTGGTTAtcacctccatcaccaccactaaTCTCACACACACCTACACTCTCACCTGCAAGCCTGCAACAAACTCTCTCTATTACCTCCACAAATCCCCAACCAAATCCACCACTTGTAGATCATCCAATGGAGTGGTGGTTATCAGGTCATACATGGAGGATTCTAATACAATTTCTGGTTTCGCCAACAAAATTATTGGCGCCTTGCCGGTAATAggtcttgtagccagaattctgACCGATACCGGTGGCGTTGGCGGTGATTTTATAGATTTTGCCGAGTTTAGAAGAAGAGTTGGAAAGAATTCGTCGGTCAATGATTCTAGGGCTTTTATTGACTTTCAGGATCGAAGAGGACGG GCAGGGGATCCTCTATACGTGTTGATATGCTGCTGGTTAGCTGCTGTAGGAGCTGGATTGTTGAAATCTGAAGAGATTTTGGAAGGAGTTGCTAGACTGAGGATTTCGAATGATATTGAATTTGAGGAGGAGACGTTCATCGCCATGATGAATGAAGCCAGAGAG AAACGATCAAAGCTAAACGTACCCGCACCCGCAATTCCGATGGAGGCCCGAGTTGAGAAATCTCTTGACGCTATACACGTTTGTTGTTTCGGGAGAGATCTtattgaagaagaagatgaacaacTTCTATGTATCATGCTCAAAGTCGTCTTCCCCTCTGTTGGGCAGTCTGAGATTGCGGATATGGTGAAAGCCAAGGCTAAAAGAGTTGCAGAAGGAGGTGAAGAAGAAAGGTACCCGGAACCTAAAGCGTTGTCTAAAGAAGCTGTGCAGCTTCAAATGAAAGatctccagtttctgaaacagAACAGCGATGATTGA
- the LOC110911185 gene encoding uncharacterized protein At4g28440, whose translation MAETKSPKRKPVFTKVDNLRPGTSGHNLLVKVVSSKLVLQKGRPDDRQMRIAECLVGDETGTILFTARNSQVDLMKADGTVILRNAKIDMFKGSMRLAVDKWGRVEVTEPASFIVKEYNNLSLVEYELVNVVEE comes from the exons ATGGCGGAAACAAAATCACCTAAGAGGAAGCCTGTTTTCACCAAGGTTGATAACCTGCGTCCTGGAACCAGTGGCCATAATCTGCTTGTGAAAGTTGTTAGTTCAAAGTTAGTCTTGCAAAAGGGCCGGCCTGATGACCGTCAAATGCGAATCGCTGAATGTTTGGTAGGTGACGAGACCGGAACTATACTGTTCACAGCACGGAACAGTCAAG TGGACCTGATGAAAGCTGATGGCACTGTAATTCTACGCAATGCAAAAATCGACATGTTCAAGGGATCAATGAGGCTTGCAGTGGACAAGTGGGGCCGCGTCGAGGTGACAGAACCTGCCAGTTTCATTGTAAAAGAATACAACAATTTGTCCCTCGTTGAATATGAGCTTGTGAATGTCGTGGAAGAGTGA
- the LOC110913500 gene encoding uncharacterized protein LOC110913500 encodes MQMQGKIGDVEHEDFEFKLLPNEELTSKHINPQNWTVFPLFNRHFPVNIEVANETNTLEKLFIDQHEESSSCSSSETDELELIPSGTFCVWQPTVIPNSKKNSSIGYGSKRWIIRYLLQRSNSEGKEADGLKQKRTSGEVLKGAGLWKARMSVHERFYVQRRAENEAGKRKSYLPYRKDLVGLSFANVNEMGKMLLFLI; translated from the coding sequence ATGCAAATGCAAGGCAAAATCGGAGACGTTGAACACGAAGATTTCGAGTTTAAGTTGTTGCCAAACGAAGAATTAACTTCGAAACACATCAATCcacaaaactggactgtttttcCGCTTTTCAATCGTCATTTTCCTGTAAACATTGAAGTAGCTAATGAAACTAACACGTTAGAGAAGTTGTTCATCGATCAACATGAAGAATCTTCCTCATGTTCATCATCTGAAACCGATGAATTGGAACTAATACCTTCTGGAACGTTCTGCGTGTGGCAGCCAACGGTTATACCTAACAGTAAAAAGAATAGTTCTATTGGATATGGATCTAAACGGTGGATAATCCGGTATTTGCTTCAGCGGAGCAATAGCGAAGGTAAAGAGGCGGATGGTTTGAAACAAAAACGGACCTCTGGTGAAGTTTTGAAAGGCGCGGGCTTGTGGAAGGCGCGAATGAGTGTGCATGAACGGTTTTATGTGCAAAGAAGAGCGGAAAATGAGGCTGGTAAGAGGAAATCGTATCTACCGTATAGGAAGGATCTGGTAGGGTTGTCGTTTGCGAATGTGAATGAAATGGGGAAAATGCTTTTGTTTTTGATATGA
- the LOC110911183 gene encoding endo-1,3;1,4-beta-D-glucanase isoform X1, which translates to MLGAECCANPPAMNSGFGKGSVEEIGGLKSYITGDRTSNRAILLASDAFGYEGVMLRKIADKISGLGYLVLVPDFFFGDCIYSTSPPEVRANWLNNHSPEKGCENARKIIGELKSKGVCSVGAAGFCWGGMMVVKLAKYNDIKAAVILHPGRLTDNDVKEVKVPTAILGGELDQLCPQEEVKRYGKILSENQDVESFVKIFKGVGHGWASRYSEDDESAARSAEEAHTDMLNWLTKYVT; encoded by the exons ATGTTGGGGGCGGAATGCTGTGCGAATCCACCGGCGATGAACAGTGGTTTTGGAAAGGGGAGCGTCGAAGAAATCGGAGGCCTGAAATCTTATATTACCGGCGATCGCACCTCAAATCGCGCCATCCTTCTCGCTTCGGATGCTTTCG GCTATGAAGGAGTCATGCTGAG GAAAATTGCTGACAAAATCTCTGGTCTTGGGTACTTGGTTTTGGTTCCGGATTTCTTCTTCGGAGATTGTATTTACAGCACGAGTCCTCCAGAAGTTCGCGCAAACTGGTTAAATAATCACTCTCCG GAAAAAGGTTGTGAAAATGCTAGGAAGATAATTGGTGAACTTAAAAGCAAAGGAGTGTGTTCTGTCGGGGCTGCAGGTTTCTGTTGGGGAG GGATGATGGTTGTTAAACTTGCAAAATATAATGACATTAAGGCTGCTGTTATACTGCACCCTGGTCGCTTGACAGACAACGATGTTAAAG AAGTTAAGGTTCCAACTGCCATATTAGGAGGCGAGCTTGACCAGTTATGCCCACAAGAAGAAGTCAAACGTTATGGGAAGATTTTATCGGAAAATCAGGAC GTTGAGAGCTTTGTGAAGATATTCAAAGGTGTTGGTCATGGATGGGCTTCAAGATATAGCGAGGATGATGAATCTGCTGCGAGGAGCGCTGAGGAGGCTCACACAGACATGTTGAACTGGCTTACCAAGTATGTCACATGA
- the LOC110911186 gene encoding protein KINESIN LIGHT CHAIN-RELATED 2, which produces MPELVIEHPTSNPNSGNIPNGNYLPHKDLFGYSSPRSPLSTHSPESDSMDLGVDSPGALDTSIEQLYHNVCEMQSSDQSPSRFSYLSYGHESRIDSELRFLAGGDFMKPASDVTKEPGVETDEKEPNEASNDTNSVVVKPNESSGPKARTISPKTRPPSGKKTTSKTNKKHEKNPVTEDAGYLATYLLKQARDLLSTGENPKKAFELAQRALKSFEMSQSEKPNLEFVMCLHIVAALNCSLGRYTDAIPLLERSIEIPNMDEGQKHSLAKFAGCMQLGDAYAMLGNIENSTLCYTAGLEIQRQVLGETDARFGETCRYVAEAHVQAMRFDEAKRLCQMALDIHKSGSPASLEEAADRRLMGLICDSMGDYETALEHYVLASMAMSAGGHDADVAAIDVCIGDAYLALARYDEAIFSYQKALNLFKSTKGENHPSSASVFVRLADVNNKIGKFRESKSYCENALRIYVKPVPGFPKEEIASGLIEVSAIYESMKELDQALNLLKKALKVYGKAPGQSSTVAGIEAQIGVLYYMMGRYSESYNSLKAAVAKLRVIGEKKSALFGVALNQMGLACVQINSINEAADLFEEARGILETEYGPHHPDTLGVYSNLAGTYDAMGRWNDAIEILEYVVGMREEKLGTANPDVEDEKRRLAELLEDVGRNRNKKSLSLEYLLDA; this is translated from the exons ATGCCTGAACTTGTGATCGAGCATCCGACCTCAAATCCCAACAGTGGTAACATACCCAACGGGAACTACCTGCCCCACAAGGACCTTTTCGGCTACTCGTCGCCGAGAAGCCCGTTAAGCACACACAGCCCCGAGAGCGATTCGATGGACTTAGGCGTAGACAGTCCGGGCGCCCTCGATACATCCATCGAGCAGCTGTATCACAACGTGTGCGAGATGCAAAGCTCGGACCAATCGCCCTCGAGGTTCAGTTACTTGTCATATGGCCACGAATCACGTATAGACTCCGAGCTGCGGTTTTTAGCCGGTGGTGACTTCATGAAACCAGCGAGTGATGTTACGAAAGAGCCCGGTGTTGAAACGGATGAGAAGGAACCGAATGAAGCGTCTAATGACACGAATTCGGTTGTTGTGAAACCGAATGAGTCTTCGGGCCCAAAAGCCCGAACGATCAGCCCGAAAACTAGACCGCCATCGGGCAAGAAAACGACATCGAAAACTAACAAGAAACACGAAAAGAATCCGGTCACTGAGGATGCGGGATACCTGGCGACTTATTTACTAAAGCAGGCTCGGGACTTGTTGTCTACAGGTGAAAACCCGAAAAAGGCTTTCGAGTTGGCTCAACGAGCGTTGAAATCTTTCGAAATGAGCCAATCGGAGAAGCCGAATTTGGAATTCGTCATGTGTTTGCACATTGTCGCGGCGTTGAATTGTAGTTTGGGGCGATATACGGACGCGATTCCTCTTTTGGAACGGTCGATCGAGATCCCGAATATGGACGAGGGGCAAAAACACTCGCTCGCGAAGTTCGCGGGATGTATGCAGTTGGGTGACGCGTACGCGATGCTCGGGAATATCGAGAACTCGACTCTTTGTTACACCGCGGGGTTGGAAATCCAACGACAAGTTTTGGGGGAAACCGATGCTCGGTTTGGGGAAACGTGTAGGTATGTCGCCGAGGCTCATGTGCAAGCAATGCGATTCGATGAGGCGAAAAGGTTGTGTCAAATGGCTCTCGATATTCACAAAAGCGGTTCACCGGCTTCGTTGGAAGAAGCTGCGGACCGCAGGCTTATGGGTCTGATTTGTGACTCAATGGGAGATTACGAAACTGCCCTCGAGCATTATGTGTTGGCAAGCATGGCTATGTCTGCGGGTGGGCACGATGCCGATGTTGCGGCGATTGACGTGTGTATCGGTGACGCTTATTTGGCTTTAGCTCGTTATGACGAGGCGATTTTCTCGTATCAAAAGGCGCTTAACTTGTTTAAGTCGACAAAAGGCGAAAACCATCCATCGTCTGCTTCGGTTTTTGTCAGATTGGCTGATGTTAACAACAAGATCGGGAAGTTTCGGGAATCAAAATCGTATTGTGAAAATGCGTTACGGATATACGTGAAACCGGTTCCGGGCTTCCCGAAAGAAGAAATCGCTAGCGGGTTGATTGAAGTTTCGGCTATTTACGAGTCCATGAAGGAACTTGATCAAGCACTTAACTTGCTAAAAAAGGCACTAAAAGTATACGGGAAGGCACCGGGTCAATCAAGCACGGTGGCTGGAATCGAGGCACAAATAGGCGTTTTGTACTACATGATGGGGCGTTATTCCGAGTCGTATAACAGCTTGAAGGCGGCCGTTGCAAAGCTACGAGTGATCGGTGAGAAGAAATCGGCTCTTTTCGGGGTTGCTTTGAACCAAATGGGGCTCGCGTGTGTTCAAATTAACTCGATAAATGAGGCTGCGGATCTTTTCGAAGAAGCACGAGGTATTCTCGAGACCGAGTACGGTCCTCATCATCCCGACACCCTCGGGGTTTATAGCAATCTAGCGGGTACTTATGACGCCATGGGCAG GTGGAACGATGCGATCGAGATATTAGAATACGTTGTCGGTATGAGAGAGGAGAAGCTCGGGACCGCGAACCCGGATGTAGAGGACGAGAAGCGGCGGCTAGCGGAGCTGCTCGAAGACGTGGGCCGGAACCGAAACAAGAAATCACTATCACTTGAATATCTACTTGACGCCTAA